A genome region from Carya illinoinensis cultivar Pawnee chromosome 2, C.illinoinensisPawnee_v1, whole genome shotgun sequence includes the following:
- the LOC122301163 gene encoding acetylornithine aminotransferase, mitochondrial-like: MSFLQFSSSLHSPPAIHLRRSFGTDIRHLRVTACANLGVQAPGNLQTGVSKEVMEAEGRVLVGTYARAPVVFSRGKGCKLYDPDGREYLDLSSGIGVNALGHGDPDWVRAVTEQAGTLTHVSHFYYSIPEVELAKRLVASSFADRVFFTNSGTEANEAAIKFARKFQRFTHPDENQPAAEFISFSNCFHGRTMGALALTSKENYRSPFEPVMPGVTFLEYGNIESATQLIQGRNIAAVFVEPIQGEGGIYSATKEFLYSLRRACDDSGSLLIFDEVQCGLGRTGYLWAHEAYGIVPDIMTLAKPLAGGLPIGAALMTERVASAISYGDHGSTFAGGLLVCKAALTVLEKISRPDFLASVSKKGQHFKELLIKKLGGNSHVRDVRGLGLIIGIELDVSASPIVDASRNSGLLVLTAGKGNVIRLLPPLIISEEELEHAAEILLGCLPALDKDN; this comes from the exons ATGAGTTTCCTTCAGTTTTCTAGCAGCCTCCACAGTCCTCCGGCGATTCACCTCCGCCGCTCTTTCGGTACGGATATCCGACACCTTCGAGTGACCGCGTGCGCAAACTTGGGGGTTCAAGCGCCGGGTAATCTGCAGACAGGGGTGAGCAAGGAGGTGATGGAGGCCGAGGGGAGGGTTCTGGTGGGCACCTATGCCAGAGCGCCCGTGGTGTTCTCCAGAGGCAAAGGTTGTAAACTGTACGATCCCGATGGGAGAGAGTATCTGGACTTGTCGTCTGGGATCGGCGTCAACGCCCTAGGGCACGGAGACCCCGATTGGGTGCGCGCCGTCACAGAGCAGGCTGGTACGCTCACCCATGTCAGCCATTTCTACTACTCAATCCCTGAG GTGGAGCTTGCGAAAAGACTCGTGGCTTCTTCGTTTGCCGATCGTGTCTTCTTCACCAACTCTGGAACCGAAGCTAACGAAGCTGCTATAAAATTCGCGAGAAAGTTTCAAAGATTTACGCACCCAGATGAGAATCAGCCGGCAGCAGAGTTCATTTCATTCAGTAACTGCTTCCATGGGAGAACTATGGGGGCCCTTGCATTGACAAGCAAAGAGAATTACCGATCACCCTTTGAGCCCGTCATGCCCGGAGTTACTTTCTTGGAGTACGGAAATATAGAATCTGCAACACAACTGATTCAGGGCAGAAACATTGCTGCTGTTTTTGTGGAACCTATCCAGGGTGAAGGTGGCATATATAGTGCGACAAAGGAATTTTTGTATTCCTTGCGTAGAGCTTGTGATGATTCCGGTTCTCTACTGATTTTTGACGAG GTCCAATGTGGCTTGGGTCGTACTGGTTATCTTTGGGCACATGAAGCATATGGTATAGTCCCGGATATAATGACACTTGCCAAGCCTCTTGCTGGCGGCCTTCCGATAGGAGCTGCTCTAATGACTGAAAGAGTTGCCTCTGCCATAAGTTATGGAGATCATGGAAGCACTTTTGCAGGTGGACTACTTGTCTGCAAAGCTGCCCTTACTGTTTTGGAGAAAATATCAAGACCTGATTTTTTGGCAAGCGTCTCAAAGAAAGGTCAGCATTTTAAAGAACTGCTGATTAAAAAGCTAGGAGGGAACTCTCATGTGCGAGATGTACGAGGTCTAGGTCTTATCATTGGGATAGAACTGGATGTATCTGCTTCACCGATTGTAGATGCTTCTCGAAACTCAGGCCTTCTAGTATTAACTGCGGGAAAAGGAAATGTTATTAGGCTTCTCCCACCATTGATCATCTCAGAGGAGGAATTGGAGCATGCAGCTGAGATTCTGCTTGGATGTTTGCCAGCACTTGATAAGGATAACTGA